In the genome of Microbacterium endophyticum, one region contains:
- the dusB gene encoding tRNA dihydrouridine synthase DusB, translating into MTSALTAAPVLRIGPHALDVPVVLAPMAGITNTAFRRLCREYGAGLYVSEMITSRALVERNETTMRLITHHESETPRSIQLYGVDPQTMTEAVRILVAEDRADHIDLNFGCPVPKVTRKGGGSALPWKLDLFRDIVGGAVRAAGDVPLTVKMRKGIDDEHLTYLDAGRIAEGEGVAAVALHARTAAEFYSGTADWSAIARLKETVTSVPVLGNGDIWSAEDAVRMMAETGCDGVVVGRGCLGRPWLFGDLAAAFGADVAPVDATLGFVINAFRRHAELLVEFFEDEGRGCRDIRKHVAWYFKGYPVGGETRAQLATGSSLAEFDDILAALDVDAPYPGAGAEGQRGRAGTPKRPALPEGWLDSREVSHEASRMIADAEVENSGG; encoded by the coding sequence GTGACTTCTGCCCTTACCGCCGCTCCGGTTCTTCGAATCGGACCACACGCGCTCGATGTGCCCGTGGTTCTTGCTCCGATGGCTGGCATCACAAATACGGCGTTCCGCCGGTTATGCCGTGAGTACGGGGCCGGGCTCTACGTCAGCGAAATGATTACCTCGCGCGCGCTCGTCGAGCGCAACGAGACAACGATGAGACTCATTACGCACCATGAGTCGGAGACACCTCGTTCGATTCAGCTCTATGGTGTCGATCCTCAAACGATGACCGAGGCGGTGCGCATCCTCGTGGCAGAAGATCGCGCGGATCACATCGACTTGAATTTCGGATGCCCCGTGCCGAAGGTGACGCGAAAGGGCGGCGGGTCTGCGCTGCCCTGGAAGCTCGATCTTTTTCGTGACATCGTCGGTGGTGCGGTGCGCGCGGCCGGTGACGTGCCGCTGACTGTCAAAATGCGTAAAGGCATCGATGATGAACACCTCACGTACCTCGACGCCGGACGCATCGCGGAGGGCGAAGGGGTAGCCGCGGTCGCTTTACACGCACGTACTGCAGCTGAGTTCTATTCCGGCACCGCAGATTGGTCGGCGATCGCCAGGCTGAAAGAGACAGTGACGTCGGTGCCGGTTTTGGGAAACGGCGATATTTGGTCGGCCGAAGATGCCGTCCGCATGATGGCGGAAACCGGCTGCGACGGTGTTGTGGTCGGCCGGGGGTGCCTTGGGCGTCCGTGGCTGTTTGGAGACCTCGCCGCAGCATTCGGCGCTGACGTCGCGCCCGTCGATGCCACGTTGGGCTTCGTGATTAATGCGTTCCGTCGTCACGCTGAGTTACTCGTGGAATTTTTTGAGGATGAAGGTCGCGGTTGCCGTGACATCCGGAAACACGTCGCCTGGTATTTCAAGGGATATCCGGTGGGCGGCGAGACCCGCGCGCAGCTCGCGACGGGGAGTTCTCTGGCCGAGTTCGATGACATTCTGGCAGCCCTCGACGTGGATGCTCCTTACCCGGGAGCTGGGGCCGAGGGCCAGCGTGGGCGCGCGGGTACGCCGAAGCGCCCTGCTCTGCCCGAGGGCTGGTTGGACTCCAGGGAAGTGTCCCACGAGGCATCCCGGATGATTGCAGATGCAGAAGTGGAAAACAGTGGCGGTTGA